GCCCTTCTGGACGCCGTTGCTGTTCCAGATCTTGCCGCTGACGGTCTTGATCTGCTCGTACCGCGCCCTTCCGGCTCGTGATCCCAGGACGTACCCGAGTGCTGCGCCGGCGACGAACAGGAGCTTGCCTCGCATGTGCGATTCCTCCGTTGGGTCAGTGTGCGGTGGTCATGCGCCGAGCGGTATACGTCCGGCGTCTCCCCAACAGTAGCCCTCGGGCACCGCTCGGTCCGCCCAGGTTCACAGGTCCGTGTCGTCCAGGATGCGTTCAGCGGCTGTCCGGGCGGACGCGACGATGCCCGACAGCCCGCGACCGCTCGAGGTCTCCCCGATGCCGATGACGCCCTCGGCGAGGCCGGCGGCGGTGGTGTCCGGGCCGTGCCACCGGACGCGTGCAGCGCCACGGACGCGGTCCGTCCCGAACCGCACGCCCAGCAGGGTGACGGCGTCGCGGACGGCGCGCACGCCGGCAGGGTCGGCCGGGTCGACCGGGAGGCTCGTGGCCACGTCCGACACGTCGGCGTGCGTCGCGTAGCTGAGGCGCAGGACGTGCGCACCGCCCGTCGCTTCGGCGAGCCAGGGCCACTTCACGGTGGCGTGCGTCAGGGCCTTGGCACCGACCCCCTCGGCGTCCGGGTGCACGAGCATGCCCGTCCCGCGCGGAGCGGCGTCGAGGGCGGGTTCGTCGACGACGAGCGTCACGAGCTCGATGCCGGTGCGGTCGGCCGCCGCCGTGCGCTGCGGGTCGGCCGTCGAGGAGAGGACGTGGTCGGCCACGAGCGTCTCGGTCTCGCCGTCCGCTCCGGTGACCTCGACGTGGTGTCCGGCAACGGCGGTCGCGCGCGTGCTGAGCCGGACGTCGACCCGGTAGGTCTCCATGTCCGCCACGAGTTCGTCGACCAGACGGAC
This is a stretch of genomic DNA from Curtobacterium sp. 458. It encodes these proteins:
- a CDS encoding FAD-dependent oxidoreductase, which translates into the protein MTDVVVVGGGVAGLVAARDLAKAGAHVVLVEASGVLGGMVRRHTVAGIDLDMAADSFATRTDAISRLAIELGLGNDIVTPDQRGAWLMTRDGRTAPIPATGLLGIPSTPMAADVLAVIGQKAGLRAQMDSLLPSPVGAKAASLGELVRKRMGERVLDDLVVPIAGGVHSTHPDRLDPDRVAPGLRAALLRDGSLGRAVLALRSRAAAGSAVQGIRGGIVRLVDELVADMETYRVDVRLSTRATAVAGHHVEVTGADGETETLVADHVLSSTADPQRTAAADRTGIELVTLVVDEPALDAAPRGTGMLVHPDAEGVGAKALTHATVKWPWLAEATGGAHVLRLSYATHADVSDVATSLPVDPADPAGVRAVRDAVTLLGVRFGTDRVRGAARVRWHGPDTTAAGLAEGVIGIGETSSGRGLSGIVASARTAAERILDDTDL